A single window of Coffea eugenioides isolate CCC68of chromosome 7, Ceug_1.0, whole genome shotgun sequence DNA harbors:
- the LOC113777999 gene encoding asparagine synthetase [glutamine-hydrolyzing] 2 — MCGILAVFGCIDNSQAKRSRIIELSRRLRHRGPDWSGLHCHQDCYLAHQRLAIIDPTSGDQPLYNEDKTIIVTVNGEIYNHKALREKLKSHQFRTGSDCEVIAHLYEEYGEDFVDMLDGMFSFVLLDTRDKSFIAARDAIGITPLYMGWGLDGSVWFASEMKALSDDCERFMSFPPGHVYSSKRGGLQRWYNPVWYSEQIPTTPYDSLVLRKAFEKAVVKRLMTDVPFGVLLSGGLDSSLVAAVACRYLSESEAACQWGSQLHTFCIGLKGSPDLKAAREVAQYLGTRHHEFHFTVQEGIDALEEVIYHVETYDVTTIRASTPMFLMSRKIKSLGVKMVLSGEGSDEIFGGYLYFHKAPNKEEFHQETCRKIKALHLYDCLRANKSTSAWGVEARVPFLDKEFINVAMGIDPEWKMVRPDLGRIEKWVLRYAFDDDQNPYLPKHILYRQKEQFSDGVGYGWIDSLRDHANQQVTDTMLANASFIYPENTPTTKEGYYYRAIFEKFFPKNAARSTVPGGPSVACSTAKAVEWDAAWSKNLDPSGRAALGVHLAAYEDAKESKMTASETSLQKLQAEKTAVAV; from the exons ATGTGTGGAATCCTCGCTGTTTTTGGATGCATCGATAATTCTCAAGCGAAGCGTTCCAGAATTATCGAGCTCTCCAGAAG GCTGCGTCATAGAGGTCCTGACTGGAGTGGCTTGCACTGTCATCAGGATTGTTATCTTGCTCATCAACGGTTAGCTATAATAGATCCCACTTCTGGAGATCAGCCTCTGTATAACGAAGACAAGACAATTATTGTCACG GTTAATGGGGAGATATATAACCACAAAGCATTAAGGGAAAAGCTGAAGTCTCATCAGTTCAGAACTGGAAGTGACTGTGAAGTTATTGCACATCTT TACGAAGAATATGGAGAAGATTTTGTTGACATGCTGGATGGAATGTTCTCCTTTGTGCTTCTTGACACGCGTGACAAAAGTTTCATTGCTGCTCGGGATGCTATTGGTATTACACCCCTATACATGGGTTGGGGCCTTGATG GATCAGTATGGTTTGCATCTGAAATGAAAGCCTTGAGTGATGATTGTGAGCGATTTATGTCTTTCCCACCTGGCCATGTATATTCAAGCAAGAGAG GTGGGCTCCAAAGATGGTATAATCCAGTATGGTATTCAGAACAGATTCCTACCACTCCCTATGATTCCCTAGTCCTGCGAAAGGCCTTTGAGAAG GCTGTGGTTAAGAGACTCATGACAGATGTGCCATTTGGTGTTCTTTTATCTGGTGGCCTTGATTCATCACTTGTTGCTGCAGTGGCATGTCGATATTTGTCGGAATCAGAGGCTGCCTGCCAATGGGGGTCTCAGTTACATACTTTTTGCATTGGCTTGAAG GGTTCTCCAGATCTGAAAGCTGCCAGGGAAGTAGCTCAATATCTTGGCACTCGTCACCATGAGTTCCACTTCACAGTGCAG GAAGGGATAGATGCACTTGAGGAGGTCATTTATCACGTAGAAACATATGATGTGACAACCATCCGAGCAAGTACCCCAATGTTTCTTATGTCACGTAAAATAAAATCTTTGGGAGTTAAAATGGTCCTATCTGGGGAAGGCTCTGATGAGATATTTGGTGGTTATTTGTATTTTCATAAGGCACCCAATAAGGAGGAATTCCACCAGGAAACATGCCGAAAG ATCAAAGCTCTACATCTCTACGACTGCTTGAGAGCCAATAAATCAACTTCAGCATGGGGTGTTGAGGCTCGTGTACCCTTCTTAGATAAGGAGTTCATCAATGTTGCAATGGGTATTGATCCTGAATGGAAAATG GTAAGACCTGATCTTGGAAGAATAGAGAAGTGGGTTCTACGCTATGCCTTTGATGATGACCAGAATCCATATTTGCCAAAG CACATTCTGTATAGGCAGAAGGAACAATTCAGTGATGGAGTTGGATACGGTTGGATTGACAGCTTGAGGGATCATGCAAACCAGCAG GTCACAGATACAATGTTAGCCAATGCAAGTTTCATTTACCCTGAGAATACACCGACAACGAAAGAGGGATACTACTACAGGGCTATCTTCGAGAAGTTCTTTCCTAAG AATGCTGCAAGGTCAACCGTTCCTGGAGGTCCAAGTGTGGCATGTAGTACTGCAAAGGCTGTAGAGTGGGATGCTGCATGGTCAAAGAATCTTGATCCATCAGGCAGAGCGGCTCTCGGTGTTCACCTTGCCGCTTATGAAGATGCAAAGGAGAGTAAAATGACGGCATCAGAGACCTCGCTGCAGAAGCTACAAGCAGAGAAGACTGCGGTGGCTGTTTAA